The following proteins are encoded in a genomic region of Pseudodesulfovibrio mercurii:
- a CDS encoding amidohydrolase family protein, producing the protein MRIDIHTHAFHNKIADKAVGHLVDHYGITPVGTGKADDLIARLDRAGLDKAVVLAAATSPRQVVPANDWAIELKKTAPRFIPFGTLHPGYDRNAEELERLAENGIRGLKFHPDFQGFRMDDPAFYDLMELVDERFICMFHVGDDLPPALNPSCPMKMAALRRAFPRPVMIAAHMGGLKQWEYAMEHLAGLDVYVDCSSVMDFVDDDLLKRLVDAFTPDRILFGSDYPLYDAGEEIRRITERLGLSEERVDAFLNRAGKLFA; encoded by the coding sequence ATGCGCATCGACATCCACACCCACGCCTTCCACAACAAGATCGCCGACAAGGCCGTCGGCCATCTGGTGGATCATTACGGCATCACCCCCGTGGGCACGGGCAAGGCCGACGACCTCATCGCCCGCCTCGATCGGGCGGGCCTGGACAAGGCCGTGGTCCTGGCGGCCGCCACCTCGCCTCGTCAGGTGGTCCCGGCCAACGACTGGGCCATCGAACTGAAGAAGACCGCGCCCCGGTTCATCCCCTTCGGCACCCTGCATCCCGGCTACGACCGCAACGCCGAGGAACTGGAGCGGCTGGCCGAGAACGGCATACGGGGACTCAAGTTCCACCCCGATTTCCAGGGGTTCCGCATGGACGACCCGGCCTTCTACGACCTCATGGAGCTGGTGGACGAGCGATTCATATGCATGTTCCACGTGGGCGACGACCTGCCCCCGGCGCTGAACCCCTCCTGCCCCATGAAGATGGCCGCCCTGCGCCGGGCCTTTCCCCGGCCGGTCATGATCGCGGCCCACATGGGCGGGCTCAAGCAGTGGGAATACGCCATGGAGCACCTGGCGGGCCTGGACGTGTACGTGGACTGTTCCAGCGTCATGGACTTCGTGGACGACGACCTGCTCAAGCGGCTGGTGGACGCCTTCACCCCGGACCGCATCCTGTTCGGCAGCGATTATCCCCTGTACGACGCGGGGGAGGAGATCCGGCGCATCACCGAGCGCCTCGGCCTGTCCGAGGAGCGCGTGGACGCCTTCCTGAACCGCGCGGGCAAACTTTTTGCGTAA
- a CDS encoding homoserine dehydrogenase, translating into MDVIRLGLGGFGTVGSGLARILEMNADRIEKRLGKRVEIAKVLVRDLTKKRAFDPGPTVTFTDAPDDLVNDPSIDIVVELMGGLDTAKDLMLKAFAAGKHVVTANKHLLAEHGLELFQAAADNGVGLLFEASCAGGIPIVQTLKESLAGDKIVKLLGIMNGTANYILSEMTTKGVNFEAALADAQDLGYAEADPTFDIEGFDTAHKLCVLIRMAYGVDYPLADLPVQGITGVTPMDIDFAREFGYRIKLLAHVEDVHGKLEAGVHPALVPYTYLLARVGGNYNAVRLEGNAVGPIMLHGQGAGDLPTGSAVLADIMNLVRKIGDGCVGPDNTGFHNQPIPKAKILPPEESESKYYFRFTVADRTGVMAAITRSMADHNVSIAQAVQKGEAGAQGIPLVIITHETSARDADAVLAEIDAMDFSVEPCVKFRIL; encoded by the coding sequence ATGGATGTGATCAGACTCGGCCTCGGAGGCTTCGGCACGGTGGGCTCCGGCCTGGCCCGGATCCTGGAGATGAACGCGGACCGCATCGAGAAGCGGCTCGGCAAGCGCGTGGAGATCGCCAAGGTCCTGGTCCGCGACCTGACCAAGAAGCGAGCCTTCGATCCCGGCCCGACCGTGACCTTCACCGACGCCCCGGACGACCTGGTCAACGATCCGTCCATCGACATCGTGGTCGAGCTCATGGGCGGCCTGGACACGGCCAAGGACCTCATGCTCAAGGCGTTCGCCGCGGGCAAGCACGTGGTCACGGCCAACAAGCACCTGCTCGCCGAGCACGGCCTGGAGCTGTTCCAGGCCGCGGCGGACAACGGCGTGGGTCTGCTCTTCGAGGCCAGCTGCGCCGGGGGCATCCCCATCGTCCAGACCCTCAAGGAGAGCCTGGCGGGCGACAAGATCGTCAAGCTCCTGGGGATCATGAACGGCACGGCCAACTACATTCTGTCCGAGATGACCACCAAGGGCGTGAACTTCGAGGCCGCCCTGGCCGATGCCCAGGACCTGGGCTACGCCGAGGCGGACCCGACCTTCGACATCGAGGGGTTCGACACGGCCCACAAGCTGTGCGTGCTCATCCGCATGGCCTACGGCGTGGACTACCCCCTGGCCGACCTGCCGGTGCAGGGCATCACCGGGGTGACGCCCATGGACATCGACTTCGCCAGGGAGTTCGGCTACCGCATCAAGCTCCTGGCCCATGTGGAGGACGTGCACGGCAAGCTCGAGGCGGGCGTGCACCCGGCCCTGGTGCCCTACACCTACCTGCTGGCGCGGGTGGGCGGCAACTACAACGCCGTGCGCCTGGAAGGCAACGCGGTGGGTCCGATCATGCTCCACGGCCAGGGCGCGGGCGACCTGCCCACGGGTTCCGCTGTGCTGGCGGACATCATGAACCTGGTGCGCAAGATCGGCGACGGCTGCGTGGGCCCGGACAACACCGGCTTCCACAACCAGCCGATCCCCAAGGCCAAAATCCTGCCGCCCGAGGAATCCGAGTCCAAGTACTACTTCCGCTTCACCGTGGCCGACCGGACCGGCGTCATGGCCGCCATCACCCGGTCCATGGCCGACCACAACGTATCCATCGCCCAGGCGGTGCAGAAAGGCGAGGCCGGGGCCCAGGGCATCCCCCTGGTGATCATCACCCACGAGACCTCGGCCCGCGACGCGGACGCGGTCCTGGCCGAGATCGACGCCATGGACTTCTCGGTGGAGCCCTGCGTCAAATTCCGAATCCTGTAA
- a CDS encoding YbaB/EbfC family nucleoid-associated protein — protein sequence MKGMNEMLRQAQIMQRKMTEAQDALKTKEVEASSGGGMVTVKVTGAQEVTEVRIEPSVMESGDVEMLQDLVMTAANEALKKSKEMMEEAMKGVTGGISIPGMF from the coding sequence ATGAAAGGCATGAACGAAATGCTCCGTCAGGCCCAGATCATGCAGCGCAAGATGACCGAAGCCCAGGACGCCCTGAAGACCAAGGAGGTCGAGGCCTCCAGCGGCGGCGGCATGGTCACCGTCAAGGTCACCGGGGCCCAGGAGGTCACCGAGGTGCGCATCGAGCCGTCCGTCATGGAGTCCGGCGACGTGGAGATGCTTCAGGACCTGGTCATGACCGCGGCCAACGAGGCCCTCAAGAAGTCCAAGGAGATGATGGAGGAGGCCATGAAGGGCGTCACCGGCGGCATTTCCATCCCCGGCATGTTCTAA
- a CDS encoding MarR family winged helix-turn-helix transcriptional regulator, which produces MNKNIDTRIPDRDVVEFEHLMESLFQCCRERLQYQSERFELPDAELRCLLLFEGERYLTAKGLAYRLNVAKSRVTKLVSALVRRGLLASLPDPADSRVKLLSLTPEGGRLIGEIARFRFEAHQAVLAWFNPEQRAELLHSLSLLSRHMKSVRDLMA; this is translated from the coding sequence ATGAACAAAAATATTGATACCCGCATACCAGACCGCGACGTGGTCGAATTCGAGCACCTGATGGAGTCCCTGTTCCAGTGCTGCCGCGAACGGCTGCAATACCAGAGCGAGCGGTTCGAGCTGCCCGACGCCGAGCTGCGCTGCCTGCTGCTCTTCGAAGGGGAGCGTTACCTGACGGCCAAGGGACTGGCCTACCGCCTGAACGTGGCCAAGAGCCGGGTGACCAAGCTGGTCTCGGCCCTTGTCCGGCGCGGTCTGCTGGCGTCCCTGCCCGATCCCGCCGACTCGCGCGTCAAGCTCCTCTCCCTGACGCCCGAGGGCGGGCGGCTCATCGGGGAGATCGCCCGGTTCCGCTTCGAGGCGCACCAGGCCGTGCTGGCATGGTTCAATCCCGAGCAGCGCGCCGAGCTGCTCCATTCCCTGTCCCTGCTTTCGCGGCACATGAAGTCGGTCAGGGATTTGATGGCCTGA
- a CDS encoding acyl-CoA thioesterase: protein MAPRAPFPERDGWYTHFVSYGETDAMAVVYHAEYLHLFERSRSQFMRDTGISYRVAEERGIMLPARQAQCRYRTPIRYDDRIHVRCGISKWGRASVEFVYEVWNDDKTVLHATGMTEHACVNLKGRPVPIPDWLRELFQ from the coding sequence ATGGCCCCCAGAGCACCCTTTCCCGAACGCGACGGCTGGTACACCCACTTCGTCTCCTACGGCGAGACCGACGCCATGGCCGTGGTCTACCACGCCGAATACCTGCACCTGTTCGAACGGTCCCGCAGCCAGTTCATGCGTGACACAGGCATCAGCTACCGCGTGGCCGAGGAGCGCGGGATCATGCTGCCCGCGCGCCAGGCCCAGTGCCGCTACCGCACGCCCATCCGCTACGACGACCGCATCCACGTACGCTGCGGCATCTCCAAGTGGGGCCGCGCCTCGGTGGAGTTCGTCTACGAGGTCTGGAACGACGACAAGACCGTGCTCCACGCCACGGGCATGACCGAACACGCCTGCGTCAACCTCAAGGGCAGACCCGTGCCCATCCCGGACTGGCTCCGCGAACTGTTCCAGTAG
- a CDS encoding DsrE/DsrF/DrsH-like family protein — translation MSDATKNEGGKQKHAFITSRGTLDGAMPALVMALNSRRLGNDATIFYTFMGMDVIRPGGIEKLKFYPEGTMGAIPGMPHLATSMMKKWMNEANIPDAAEMFEMAQLEGVKFVACHMTMSMMKLKQEDFVEGVEVWTAEEFIKYASQCDLCLFT, via the coding sequence ATGTCTGATGCAACCAAGAACGAAGGCGGAAAGCAGAAGCACGCCTTCATCACCTCCCGAGGAACCCTGGACGGGGCCATGCCCGCGCTGGTCATGGCGCTCAACTCGCGGCGGCTCGGCAACGACGCGACCATTTTCTACACCTTCATGGGCATGGACGTGATCCGGCCCGGCGGCATCGAGAAGCTGAAGTTCTACCCCGAGGGCACCATGGGCGCCATTCCGGGCATGCCGCACCTGGCCACGAGCATGATGAAGAAGTGGATGAACGAGGCCAACATCCCGGACGCGGCCGAAATGTTCGAGATGGCCCAGCTGGAAGGGGTCAAGTTCGTGGCCTGCCACATGACCATGTCGATGATGAAGCTGAAGCAGGAGGACTTCGTGGAAGGGGTCGAGGTCTGGACCGCCGAGGAGTTCATCAAGTACGCGAGCCAGTGCGACCTCTGCCTGTTCACCTAG
- a CDS encoding YgdI/YgdR family lipoprotein: MSALPKLLAACLLTVVLAGCMTTSYKITTTDGQIYIAQDNPVYDVSTDTYAFTDENGKQVTLEKQEIKLIKEQ, from the coding sequence ATGTCCGCATTGCCCAAACTGCTCGCCGCCTGCCTCCTGACCGTGGTCCTGGCTGGCTGCATGACGACCAGCTACAAGATCACCACCACGGACGGGCAGATATACATTGCCCAGGACAATCCCGTCTACGACGTCTCCACAGACACCTACGCCTTCACCGACGAGAACGGCAAACAGGTGACCCTGGAAAAGCAGGAGATCAAGCTCATCAAGGAGCAGTAG
- the recR gene encoding recombination mediator RecR: MQNLPGPLKEVVDQLSSLPGIGPKSALRIALTLLKMPRERAAGVGQSILDLRERLCLCEDCACLAESSPCAICADATRDTGQLCLVPEWDALLALEEMGVYRGKYLVLGGLLSPLDGVDPGQLEIERLRRRLASGDFSELILALGATLDAESTASYVKNLVESEFPGVSVTRLAQGIPMGAEVKYMDKETLKQSLVHRQKM, from the coding sequence TTGCAGAACCTTCCCGGACCGCTCAAGGAAGTGGTCGATCAACTGTCGAGCCTGCCCGGCATCGGCCCCAAATCCGCCCTGCGCATCGCCCTGACCCTGCTCAAGATGCCCCGCGAGCGGGCCGCCGGGGTGGGGCAGTCCATCTTGGATCTGCGCGAGCGGCTCTGCCTGTGCGAGGACTGCGCCTGCCTGGCCGAGTCCAGCCCCTGCGCCATCTGCGCCGACGCGACGCGCGACACCGGCCAGCTCTGTCTGGTGCCCGAATGGGACGCCCTCCTGGCCCTGGAGGAGATGGGCGTCTACCGGGGAAAATATCTGGTGCTCGGCGGGCTGTTGTCCCCCCTGGACGGCGTGGACCCCGGCCAGCTCGAGATCGAGCGGCTGCGGCGCAGGCTGGCCTCGGGCGATTTCTCCGAGCTGATCCTGGCCTTGGGCGCCACCCTGGACGCCGAGTCCACGGCCTCCTACGTCAAGAACCTGGTGGAGTCCGAGTTCCCCGGGGTCTCCGTGACCCGCCTGGCCCAGGGCATCCCCATGGGGGCCGAGGTCAAGTACATGGACAAGGAGACCCTCAAGCAGTCGCTGGTCCACCGCCAGAAGATGTGA
- a CDS encoding branched-chain amino acid transaminase has product MVQKSETIWFDGKQVPWDEANVHVLTHALHYATAVFEGIRAYECADGSSEVFRLRDHMVRLVDSTKILGIKMPYTADEMTEAAIETLKVNKLPGAYVRPLVFVGEGAMGVYPGDNPVRAIIAAWPWGAYLGEDALEKGISVRCSSFSRHHVNVMMVKAKASGNYVNSVLAKNEAIADGFDEAILLDTTGHVSEGTGENIFLVRDDVIYTPHLDGVLGGLTRDSIISLAGDLGYEVREEPIARDMLYVADEVFFTGTAAELTPISSVDRRQIGDGKAGPVAKLLQAEFFKIVKGENPDYEHWLHRYQA; this is encoded by the coding sequence ATGGTTCAGAAGTCCGAAACCATCTGGTTCGATGGTAAACAGGTTCCCTGGGACGAGGCCAACGTGCACGTCCTGACCCACGCCCTGCACTATGCCACGGCGGTCTTCGAGGGCATCCGCGCCTACGAGTGCGCGGACGGCTCGTCCGAGGTCTTCCGTCTCAGGGACCACATGGTCCGCCTGGTCGATTCGACCAAGATCCTGGGCATCAAGATGCCCTACACCGCCGACGAGATGACCGAGGCCGCCATCGAGACCCTCAAGGTCAACAAGCTGCCCGGCGCCTACGTCCGGCCGCTGGTCTTCGTGGGCGAGGGCGCCATGGGCGTCTACCCCGGCGACAACCCGGTGCGCGCCATCATCGCCGCCTGGCCTTGGGGCGCCTACCTGGGCGAGGACGCCCTGGAGAAGGGCATCAGCGTCCGGTGCAGCAGCTTCAGCCGCCATCACGTCAACGTCATGATGGTCAAGGCCAAGGCCTCGGGCAACTACGTCAACTCCGTTCTGGCCAAGAACGAGGCCATTGCCGACGGCTTCGACGAGGCCATCCTGCTCGACACCACGGGCCACGTTTCCGAGGGCACCGGCGAGAACATCTTCCTGGTCCGCGACGACGTCATCTACACCCCGCACCTGGACGGCGTGCTCGGCGGCCTGACCCGCGACTCCATCATCTCCCTGGCCGGGGACCTGGGCTACGAGGTCCGCGAGGAGCCCATCGCCCGCGACATGCTCTACGTGGCCGACGAGGTCTTCTTCACCGGCACCGCGGCCGAACTGACCCCGATCAGCTCCGTGGACCGCCGCCAGATCGGCGACGGCAAGGCGGGCCCGGTGGCCAAGCTGCTCCAGGCCGAGTTCTTCAAGATCGTCAAGGGCGAAAACCCCGACTACGAGCACTGGCTGCACCGCTACCAGGCTTGA
- a CDS encoding cofactor-independent phosphoglycerate mutase, translating into MKLLYLIADGMGGWPLDELDGRTTMEAAVTPNMDELAATGAVGLAQTVPEGMAPGSDVANMALLGFDPATYHTGRGPIEAAAQGLSLGPDDLVWRLNLVTVSKLAIDGIMRDYSSGHIASEVSRPLVERLQEKLGNETYAFYPGIQYRHLLVQRDGALTDDARLFINPPHDITDKPIKQDLRAFSRSPQLWDLLFEARDLLADRTLNRSAANSIWPWGQGRPLSLPDFKATNGLDGAVISAVDLIKGLGFASNMAVIDVPGATGLLDTNYEGKVAAALKFLEDHDFVFVHLEGPDECGHGGSAKDKVEAISRFDARIVAPLRAALKNVETAWIVTCDHFTPIREKTHTSDPVPFLLNGPGCAPSGVDGFSEKNAATSGLKLDRGHELLAHALKTFGIR; encoded by the coding sequence ATGAAGCTTCTCTATCTCATTGCGGACGGCATGGGCGGCTGGCCCCTGGACGAACTGGACGGCAGGACCACCATGGAGGCCGCCGTCACGCCGAACATGGACGAGCTGGCCGCCACCGGCGCGGTGGGCCTGGCGCAGACCGTGCCCGAGGGCATGGCCCCCGGCTCGGACGTGGCCAACATGGCCCTGCTCGGCTTCGACCCGGCGACCTACCACACCGGACGCGGGCCCATCGAGGCGGCCGCCCAGGGGCTCTCCCTCGGGCCGGACGACCTGGTCTGGCGGCTCAACCTGGTCACTGTCTCCAAGCTGGCCATCGACGGGATCATGCGCGACTACTCCTCGGGGCACATCGCCTCCGAGGTCTCGCGCCCCCTGGTGGAGCGGCTCCAGGAAAAGCTCGGCAACGAGACCTACGCCTTTTATCCGGGCATCCAGTACCGCCACCTACTGGTCCAGCGAGACGGGGCCCTGACCGACGACGCGCGGCTGTTCATCAACCCGCCCCACGACATCACGGACAAGCCCATCAAGCAGGACCTGCGCGCCTTTTCCCGCAGCCCGCAGCTGTGGGACCTGCTCTTCGAGGCCCGCGACCTGCTGGCCGACCGGACCCTGAACCGCTCGGCGGCCAACTCCATCTGGCCGTGGGGCCAGGGCCGTCCCCTGAGCCTGCCCGACTTCAAGGCGACCAACGGCCTGGACGGCGCGGTCATCTCGGCCGTTGACCTGATCAAGGGGCTCGGCTTCGCCTCGAACATGGCCGTCATCGACGTGCCCGGGGCCACCGGCCTGCTCGACACCAACTACGAGGGCAAGGTGGCGGCGGCGCTCAAGTTCCTCGAAGACCACGACTTCGTCTTCGTGCACCTGGAAGGCCCGGACGAGTGCGGCCACGGCGGCAGCGCCAAGGACAAGGTGGAGGCCATCTCCCGGTTCGACGCCCGCATCGTGGCCCCCCTGCGCGCGGCCCTCAAGAACGTGGAGACCGCCTGGATCGTGACCTGCGACCACTTCACGCCCATCAGGGAAAAGACCCATACCTCGGACCCGGTACCCTTCCTCCTCAACGGACCCGGCTGCGCCCCGTCCGGGGTGGACGGCTTCAGCGAGAAGAACGCCGCGACCTCGGGCCTGAAGCTGGACCGGGGGCACGAGCTGCTGGCCCACGCCCTCAAGACCTTCGGGATACGATAA
- a CDS encoding aminotransferase class I/II-fold pyridoxal phosphate-dependent enzyme: MSKFARVDRLPPYVFAQVNELKMKLRHAGADIIDLGMGNPDVPTPKPILDKLAEAAYKPGNSKYSASKGIKGLRKAVQDWYYRRFDVTLDRDSEICVTMGAKEGLAHLALAMLSPGDVVLAPDPAYPIHPYASIIAGADVRRVPIGPGQDFFENLETAIRHTWPKPKLLIINFPHNPTTQCVDLPFFQRIIDFAKENGLYVIHDLAYADFVFDGYVAPSLMQADGAKDVAVEFFSMTKSYSMAGMRVGYCVGNPDMVNALTRIKSYLDYGIYQPIQIAAACALNGDLDDCPKFTQEDMDKAVREIMAVYQDRRDALCEGLNRIGWCVTPPQATMFLWAKIPDEFKHMGSVEFSKMLLQEAEVAVSPGLGFGQYGDDHVRFSFVENRHRTNQAVRNLRKFFAKG; the protein is encoded by the coding sequence ATGTCAAAGTTTGCGAGAGTCGATCGACTGCCCCCCTATGTGTTCGCCCAGGTCAACGAACTCAAGATGAAGCTGCGCCACGCAGGCGCGGACATCATCGACCTGGGAATGGGCAACCCCGATGTGCCCACCCCCAAGCCCATTCTCGACAAGCTGGCAGAGGCGGCATACAAGCCCGGCAACTCCAAGTACTCGGCATCCAAGGGAATCAAGGGCCTGCGCAAGGCCGTTCAGGACTGGTACTACCGCCGCTTCGACGTGACGCTGGACCGCGACAGCGAGATCTGCGTGACCATGGGCGCCAAGGAAGGGCTGGCCCATCTGGCCCTGGCCATGCTCTCGCCCGGCGACGTGGTCCTGGCCCCGGACCCGGCCTACCCCATCCATCCCTACGCCTCGATCATCGCGGGCGCCGACGTGCGCCGCGTGCCCATCGGACCGGGCCAGGACTTCTTCGAGAACCTGGAGACGGCCATCCGGCACACCTGGCCCAAGCCCAAGCTCCTGATCATCAACTTCCCGCACAACCCGACCACCCAGTGCGTGGACCTGCCCTTCTTCCAGCGGATCATCGACTTCGCCAAGGAGAACGGGCTGTACGTCATCCACGACCTGGCCTACGCGGACTTCGTCTTCGACGGGTACGTGGCCCCGAGCCTGATGCAGGCCGACGGCGCCAAGGACGTGGCCGTGGAGTTCTTCTCCATGACCAAGAGCTATTCCATGGCCGGCATGCGCGTGGGCTACTGCGTGGGCAACCCGGACATGGTCAACGCCCTGACCCGCATCAAGAGCTATCTCGACTACGGCATCTACCAGCCCATCCAGATCGCGGCCGCCTGCGCCCTGAACGGCGACCTCGACGACTGTCCCAAGTTCACTCAGGAGGACATGGACAAGGCGGTCCGCGAGATCATGGCCGTGTACCAGGACCGCCGCGACGCCCTGTGCGAGGGCTTGAACCGCATCGGCTGGTGCGTGACCCCGCCCCAGGCGACCATGTTCCTGTGGGCCAAGATTCCCGACGAGTTCAAGCACATGGGCTCCGTGGAGTTCTCCAAGATGCTCCTGCAGGAGGCCGAAGTGGCGGTCTCGCCCGGTCTCGGCTTCGGCCAGTACGGCGACGACCACGTCCGCTTCAGCTTCGTGGAGAACCGTCACCGCACGAACCAGGCAGTGCGCAACCTGCGCAAATTCTTCGCAAAGGGGTAA
- the dnaX gene encoding DNA polymerase III subunit gamma/tau, with protein MSTANLTAKYRPQTFEEVAGQQAVKSILSRAAAQDKIAPAYLFSGTRGVGKTTIARIFAKALNCVNAPTGEPCNVCDHCRQITAGVAPDVIEIDGASNRGIDDARRLKEDIGYAPIDGRYKVFIIDEAHMLTKEAFNALLKTLEEPPPRATFIMATTEHHKFPATIISRCQHYTFKMLPQAELVAHLEKIMNLEGLKYEPSALSIIAKRGAGSVRDSMSLLGQALAMGEDVLREADVRGFLGLAGQDVFFGLMESMHARDLVAVGHVLRQVLDQGLDLGFFLRELTSCWRNMFLLRQAGEAALPLLGLSGEEAVGWMNWAGKFEPAHIHACWQMTLDGQRKVMTSLEPALALELLLLNLTSLPDLINLETLSPRTGGAPRSPMGGGQSGPASGSGMQGGRGTQAGGQGMPSGRNMPGGRQFAPTQQAAPQPPQQVSYQAAPPVRSAQPTHHEARESHGSGFAPPRAQSAPPARPEPEPEPVGPSDATPLSEHAAHPVQAASIPGPRDWEGFLKFVEARNGEAGVKVSMLHLTEGVRDRNGLKIVCRTRTMCSQLKEKSTLAALDGLTREFFGPMVEVRVETGDIAEPKSDKQLMEEAENHPGVIRVMEAFNAQMLSVGHRKQ; from the coding sequence ATGAGCACAGCGAATCTCACGGCCAAGTATCGTCCCCAGACCTTCGAGGAAGTGGCGGGGCAGCAGGCGGTCAAATCCATCCTTTCCAGGGCGGCGGCCCAGGACAAGATCGCGCCCGCCTATCTTTTTTCCGGCACCCGCGGCGTGGGCAAGACGACCATCGCCCGCATCTTCGCCAAGGCGCTCAACTGCGTGAACGCGCCAACGGGCGAGCCGTGCAACGTCTGCGACCACTGCCGCCAGATCACCGCGGGCGTGGCCCCGGACGTCATCGAGATCGACGGCGCGTCCAACCGGGGCATCGACGACGCCCGCCGCCTCAAGGAGGACATCGGCTACGCGCCCATCGACGGCCGCTACAAGGTCTTCATCATCGACGAGGCGCACATGCTCACCAAGGAGGCCTTCAACGCCCTGCTCAAGACCCTGGAGGAGCCGCCGCCGCGCGCCACCTTCATCATGGCCACCACCGAGCACCACAAGTTTCCCGCGACCATCATCAGCCGCTGCCAGCACTATACCTTCAAGATGCTGCCCCAGGCCGAACTAGTGGCCCATCTCGAAAAGATCATGAATCTCGAGGGGCTCAAGTACGAGCCCAGCGCGCTGTCCATCATCGCCAAGCGCGGCGCGGGCTCGGTGCGCGACTCCATGTCCCTGCTCGGCCAGGCCCTGGCCATGGGCGAGGACGTGCTCAGGGAGGCCGACGTGCGCGGCTTCCTCGGTCTGGCGGGCCAGGACGTCTTCTTCGGGCTCATGGAATCCATGCACGCCCGCGACCTGGTGGCCGTGGGCCACGTGCTCCGGCAGGTCCTGGACCAGGGGCTCGACCTCGGCTTCTTCCTGCGCGAGCTGACCAGCTGCTGGCGGAACATGTTCCTGCTCCGCCAGGCGGGCGAGGCGGCCCTGCCGCTCCTCGGCCTGTCCGGCGAGGAGGCCGTGGGCTGGATGAACTGGGCGGGCAAGTTCGAGCCCGCGCACATCCACGCCTGCTGGCAGATGACCCTGGACGGCCAGCGCAAGGTCATGACCAGCCTGGAACCGGCCCTGGCCCTGGAGCTGCTGCTGCTCAACCTGACCAGCCTGCCCGACCTGATCAACCTGGAGACCTTGAGCCCGCGCACCGGCGGCGCGCCCCGTTCCCCCATGGGCGGGGGCCAGTCGGGTCCCGCGTCCGGTTCCGGCATGCAGGGCGGGCGGGGCACGCAGGCAGGAGGGCAGGGCATGCCGTCCGGCCGGAACATGCCGGGCGGCAGGCAGTTCGCGCCGACGCAACAGGCCGCGCCGCAACCTCCGCAACAGGTTTCGTATCAGGCCGCGCCGCCGGTCCGTTCGGCCCAGCCGACGCACCATGAGGCCCGGGAATCACACGGGTCCGGCTTCGCGCCGCCCAGGGCGCAGTCCGCGCCCCCGGCCCGGCCCGAGCCGGAACCCGAGCCCGTCGGCCCGTCCGACGCCACGCCCCTGTCCGAGCACGCGGCGCACCCTGTCCAGGCCGCGTCCATCCCCGGTCCGCGCGACTGGGAAGGGTTTCTCAAGTTCGTGGAGGCGCGCAACGGCGAGGCCGGGGTCAAGGTGTCCATGCTCCACCTGACAGAAGGGGTGCGCGACCGGAACGGACTCAAGATCGTCTGCAGGACCCGGACGATGTGTTCGCAGCTCAAGGAGAAATCCACGCTGGCGGCCCTGGACGGGCTGACCAGGGAATTTTTCGGTCCAATGGTTGAGGTTCGCGTGGAAACAGGCGATATTGCCGAGCCCAAATCGGACAAGCAACTCATGGAAGAGGCGGAAAACCATCCCGGCGTGATCAGGGTCATGGAGGCCTTCAACGCCCAGATGCTTTCCGTCGGTCACAGAAAACAGTAA